A stretch of Spirosoma oryzicola DNA encodes these proteins:
- a CDS encoding SMP-30/gluconolactonase/LRE family protein encodes MMNACNVRFLSVVFSAIALTVIGRQGSAQGLDSIKVVAPGAALHQVSNQFTFTEGPAVDKQGVIYFTDQPNDKIWKYDTEGKLSVFMDKSGRSNGLYIDKKGNIISCADEKNELWSISPDGKRTVLLDNVKGQRLNGPNDLWLDPKGGVYFTDPYYQRDYWERKKPDIDGQKVYYLPKGAKEAVVVDGDLMQPNGIVGTPDGKHLFVADIRANKTYKYQIKADGSLTDRQLFVAQGSDGMTLDSQGNVYLSGKGVTVYDAAGKKLGTIQVPSRWVGNLCFGGKDRRTLFITATESVYTLPMQVKGIE; translated from the coding sequence ATGATGAACGCTTGTAACGTCCGTTTTTTATCCGTCGTTTTTTCCGCAATCGCGCTAACTGTCATCGGTCGGCAGGGCTCCGCTCAGGGGTTAGATTCCATAAAAGTAGTTGCGCCAGGAGCTGCGCTTCACCAGGTTTCGAACCAGTTTACGTTTACCGAAGGACCTGCGGTTGATAAACAGGGCGTAATCTATTTTACCGATCAGCCCAACGATAAAATCTGGAAGTATGACACAGAGGGGAAACTATCTGTTTTTATGGATAAGTCCGGGCGTTCTAATGGACTGTACATCGATAAAAAAGGCAATATCATATCCTGCGCTGATGAGAAAAACGAACTGTGGTCAATTAGTCCCGACGGAAAACGAACTGTTTTGCTGGATAACGTCAAAGGCCAGCGCCTGAACGGTCCCAATGATCTATGGCTTGATCCGAAAGGAGGAGTTTACTTTACCGACCCTTACTACCAGCGTGATTACTGGGAGCGCAAAAAGCCGGATATCGACGGGCAGAAGGTATATTATCTGCCCAAGGGGGCCAAAGAAGCCGTGGTGGTTGATGGTGATCTAATGCAGCCAAATGGCATTGTTGGAACGCCGGACGGGAAACACTTATTCGTGGCCGACATTCGCGCCAACAAGACGTACAAGTACCAGATAAAGGCGGATGGGAGCCTGACGGACCGGCAGCTTTTTGTTGCGCAGGGCTCCGACGGCATGACCCTCGACAGTCAGGGAAACGTGTATCTGTCCGGAAAAGGCGTCACGGTTTACGATGCAGCAGGCAAGAAGCTCGGAACGATACAGGTTCCTTCGCGCTGGGTCGGCAATCTTTGTTTCGGGGGAAAAGATCGACGGACTTTATTTATTACCGCTACTGAATCGGTCTACACACTTCCGATGCAAGTAAAAGGCATTGAATAA